The Branchiostoma floridae strain S238N-H82 chromosome 3, Bfl_VNyyK, whole genome shotgun sequence genomic sequence CCATAACAAACTTAACGGAAAGGACAGACGTCACAGTGAGGAAGACTACTCTGTCGGAAAAAAGGGTCTTGCAGTCTGGTTCGTGAGTAATTGCTATAAGTACTTACCCAGGTTCGCCTTTGCGAAGGAACTTTTGAAGCACATGGACCTGGATATATTCGGTAAGTGCGGGAAGGACATAGTGTGTCCGGAGAAGGGCTACGACTGCTCGGACAGTATCATCAAGCAGTACAAGTTTTATCTCGCGTTCGAAAGCTACCATTGCAGGGAATATATAACCGAGAAGTTCTGGAGGAATGCCCTGGAGAACGAAGCAGTTCCCATTGTGTTGGGGCCACCGAAATGCGACTACGAACAGATAGCTCCCCCTAACTCCTTTATCCATGTGGACGACTTTGAGTCGCCCGAGGATCTTGCAGCTTACTTGAAGAGACTTGACAAGGACAAAGAGCTGTACAACCAATACTTAAAATGGAGGGCGTTACCGATACCCACCGAAAGCATCTTCAGCGACTTTGGAAGTGCCTGGTGCCGTCTGTGTAAGAAACTGCATGATGTGGACACGACTGAGAGAAAAGTGTACACTGACATTGACGGATGGCTGAAGGGAAAAAATAACGAGAAGTGTGAGCCCGTCATATTTCTGGACTATACTGACCCAAGAAATAATGTGCGTTTTGGATATAATTTCACTCCTCTGTAGATCTGTGGTCGTTAATTGTAGACTACACACACACGCCCTAAGTTTTAAAACATTCTtctcattctttctttctgtcagGCGCCATATGCATATTGTCGGGGCTTGCATGCCGTTCCCATCGAGTGGAACAAACTTATCTAATATTGTCCACATCCACATATTGTCTAGTTGTCTGAGAATGGAGGTTAACGTTGGCccatagtatttttttttacttaaatgaCCTTCAATTCTACTCGTAGCTACTATTGTACAACCCGTACGTCCGTGACAGTGCCATAGAATCAAACTTCATTTTCGTCTTTTGATCGTCATACCGTAGCCAAAATAAACAGTACGTGTTATCAAATATTCAAACCATAAGGTTtactaaaaaaatcatttagcGTCCTGCTGAAATGGGTTGCTACAATTTGCACTTTGAAGCAAACAGTATGAATacaatatatgtaacgttatgaagGGCTACCACAATCATAACATGTACTGTGATACAAGAAATTAAGATGTTGAACAAATGCAGCGGTATTTCTGTAAATAAACTTCCCTTTTTATTCTTGAAAATGATTCAAAATAGAGACACGCGCGGATGTACATGTCCTTCGAAAAATCCAGTCACTGTGCATGTGACTACACAGTTCTGGTAACAACTATGTTTTACATGCCCCAAATGTCTGATAGAAGTCGAAACGTACCGGTTATGGAAAAAGAAAACTCAAATATCCTATAATTGAGATGTCGCAAATAAGAGGACAGAATTTGTTCagataaaattgcatgttacaTCATAAACATCTTTTATTAACACGACTTTGCTGGTTACAAGTAGTTATAAAAAGCATTGTTGGATAAAAGGGATAGCGAGTGTCGGATTAGCACTAGCGAGTAACCCAACGACCAGGGAGAGTCGATCCCTGGCCGCGCGGAAGGGTATGAGTTTATATGCTTTAGGCTCATATAAAGAACCCACTAGGCCGTGGCTCGCCGAGTGAATATTGGCACGCAATCAGCCTATGTAGCTCTACCTGACGTCACGCCCGATGACGTCACTGATCTATTTGTGAACACTGGTAACACTTTGTCTAAGGACGCTGGGTAACGAATACTGGAAAGGACAATGTGATAAAATAAATTTCTGCAAGGGTAGTTGTATCATACTGAACA encodes the following:
- the LOC118411908 gene encoding alpha-(1,3)-fucosyltransferase 7-like; translation: MARGKLADLLFLVCLLIGVISVVQFIFIPKMQSSTEDVHRYRGRWFDTEKTGKVPFGPIKTLNTSDLDTRSSAVGFAYPASEFFTVWHEDSVPRVNGKLREKKKIVVWGDGEEWDETISSPCRPDVPPCDITLDTGQSEGADAVVFYYSRTPNVFNSRSMPKRYPHQYWIFFSDEAPLYPAMRAHDFASYNGVFNMTMTYRLDSDVPALYGSTAIVHNKLNGKDRRHSEEDYSVGKKGLAVWFVSNCYKYLPRFAFAKELLKHMDLDIFGKCGKDIVCPEKGYDCSDSIIKQYKFYLAFESYHCREYITEKFWRNALENEAVPIVLGPPKCDYEQIAPPNSFIHVDDFESPEDLAAYLKRLDKDKELYNQYLKWRALPIPTESIFSDFGSAWCRLCKKLHDVDTTERKVYTDIDGWLKGKNNEKCEPVIFLDYTDPRNNVRFGYNFTPL